In the genome of Thermodesulfobacteriota bacterium, the window TCTGCTTGATCGTCCGGCTCAACTCTCCCTGGAGGGCCCTCTGGTAATTCAGCTTTTGAACAAAATCGGTCGCCCCGATAGGGCTTCGGTCGAAGACCTCGAACCCCACCCCACCCCCTTTGGGCAACCCCTCGGCGGCCAGGGAGAGGCGAAGGTCATAAACCTGATCCGAGGGAACGAGCAAGGTCGTTCCGTGATGGGCCAGGCGGAAGGGAATCCTCTTTTCTTTCAATTTGGCGGTCATCTCCGCAGCGTCCTCCGTGGAGAGCCCCGAAAAGAGGACTTGATAATCGGGTTGGGTGTTCCAGAAGATCAGAGAGCCGAAGAGGACGAGAGAGAGGAGGAGAACGAGGAGAAGGATCCACCTCCGCCCTTTCGGCAGCAGGTTCAGGAAGGAAAAAGTCGTCTCGGTCCTGGAATCTGCCATATCCCTTCTTTACCCCCAAGCAACAAAGTCCGAAGAAGGTCGAGCCGTTCGCAGCCCTCCTTGAAGGTTGATGGGGATCGCTAAAATTGCATCCTCATGATCTCCTCATAAGCGGCGATCATCTTGTTACGAACTTGGAGCATCAACCTCAGCGAGATGCCTGCCTTCTCCATGGCGATCATGGCTTCATGAATATCCGCCTCGCCCAGGACCATCTCCTCGATCTTCTGATTGGCCTCCTCTGAAAGCCGGTTCAGCTCCTCGATCGACCGGCTCAAAACCTTTTTGAAATCGGTGAAGGGATCGGTCCGCTCACCAACCGAAACCGGTCGAAACCCATACCCAAGGTCCAGGATTTCATCGACCTTCATCGTCCCTCCTCTGGATGGCCGGCCTCAACGGCCGATCTCCAAGGCCTTCAAGGCCATGGTCTTGGCCGCATTGAAGGCCGTAATATTGGCCTCGTAACTTCTGATGGCCTTCAACATATGGACCATCTCTTCCACGACGTTGACATTCGGCAACAAGACGAACCCTTCCGGATTGGCATCGGGATGGGAGGGATCGTAGACCACTTGGAAGGGGCGGAGGTCATCAAAGGTTTGGACCTCGAGAGTCCCTCCTCCCGCAAGGAGATCTCCTCTGAACTCGAGCCGCTCGAAATGGTGCGGGTGGGTCCGGTAAAGGTGACCCACCTTCCGGAAACGACTCGAGAAGATCTCTCCAAAGAGGGGAGCCCTCGCCCCGGTAAAGATCACCCTTTTTCGACGATAAGGTTCACCCCCTTCCGCCCGGGTCGTCTGGAGGTTGGCCAGGTTCAGGGAGATCGCCTCCATGACCGTTCGCTGGGCGTGAAGCCCCTCCGAACTGATGCCCATCGATTTCAAGAGGTTCATCGGGATCTATCGACCTCCTTCGCTGATGACGTGTTTAAGGCCCTCGAACTTCTTCAAGAGGGCCTGGACCCCTGCTTGAAAAAGGAGGTTGTTTTCAGCCAATTTGGCCATCTCCTGATCCATCTGAAATATGCCAGAAGAGAGATGGACGGGGAAAACCTCTTCGAGCCCGCCAGGAAGGTGCTCGGGGTGAGTCCTCCGAAGGGCAAGGCTCGGCCGGGTCTCCATCGCCTCGAGCAGTATCTCTCGGAACGGAATCTCCCTCCGGAGGTGTTCGGGGTTGTCGGCGTTGGCGATATTGTCAGAAAGGATCCGGTGGCGCAGGGATCTCAGGTTCAAGGACTTCTGGAGCAGTCCGATGGTGTGGTCAAAGAGCTCTCTCTTGATCTGAAACCGATCCATTCTCTTTCTCCTCTCCGATGGCCGATCCCCCACTGCCTCGGAGGACGGCCGGTCATGGAGAGGTGGCCCCTGGGACCGAGGCCCCCTCCCGATATTCATTCAATTTGTTTCTCAAGGTCCGAATGCTGATCCCCAGGATCTTGGCGGCCTGGGTCCGATTCCCGTTCGTCTGATCGAGGGCCTTTAAGATGAGATGCCTCTCCATCTCTTTCAAAGATAAAGGACGATCCTCTTGGGGTCCGACCTTTCTGGGGAGTCCCCGATTTTCTTGAATCACATCCTTCAACTGAAGGACTGGGCCGATCCCGGTCAACACGGCTCGTTCGATCACGTTTTTCAGTTCCCTCACATTCCCCCGCCAGGTCTGCTTTCCCAGCCACTCCTGGACCTCTTTGGAGAAACAAAGGTCAGGCCTTCCGTAGCGGGCTGAAAAGACCTTCAGGAAGTGCGAGGCCAACAATTCGATATCCTCTCTGCGGTCTCTCAACGGCGGGAGGCGAAGGGTGATCACGTTTAACCGAAAATAGAGGTCCTCTCGGAAATCCCCTTTTTCGATCAGAGGTTCGATCTGGCGGTTCGTCGTCGCGATCAGCCTGACGTCGATCGGGATGGGCTGGCGGCCTCCGAGGCGATCCACCTCCTTCTCCTGAATGACCCTCAGGAGTTTGGCCTGAAGAAACGGGCTCATCTCGGTCACCTCGTCCAGGAGGAGCGTCCCTTGATGGGCCAGCTCAAACTTTCCGATCTTTCGACTCAGGGCGCCCGTAAAGGCCCCCTTCTCGTGACCGAAGAGCTCGCTTTCAAAGAGCGTCTCCGGCAGGGAGGCACAGTTGACCGCGACGAAAGGTCCCTGGTGTCTTAAGCTTTTCCGGTGGATATATCGCGCGAAGAGCTCTTTGCCCGTCCCGCTCTCCCCCTCGATGAACACCGGCGCATCGCTCATGGCGATCCGATCGCAAAGGGCGACAAGCTCTTTCATCCTTGGATCCCGTGTCAAAATGGCCGTCTCCCCATCTGCGGGCCCAATCCCTGGGCCTTCCGTCGGAGGCTGGGTGCGATCCAGGGCCGCCCTGATCCTCTCTTCGAGAAGGTTCAAGGGAATTGGTTTGAGGAGGTAGTCGAACGCCCCCCTTCTCATCGTCTCGACAGCATTCTGAATCGATCCGTGGTGGGTCAGGATGATGACGGGGGGTTGGAGGGCTCGGCGTCTTACCGAGTCGAGCAGGTTCAGGCCATCCTCCCCTGGAAATCTTAGGTCCGCGAGGACGAGATCGAAGGTTTGGTGCTCCATGAGGGAGAGGCCTTCTTTGACGCTTCCGGCCGTGACGACCGTAAACCCGTTGTGGGAAAGACTAAAGGAGAGCACCCCCTTCATCTCGGGATCATCTTCAACGACGAGCAGACGACTCTTTCCCATCATTTTGCCAGCATCTCGGTTTGGAAAATAATTTGAGCAAATATTGTGCCATCAGGGTCCTCCATAAA includes:
- the fliE gene encoding flagellar hook-basal body complex protein FliE, which encodes MKVDEILDLGYGFRPVSVGERTDPFTDFKKVLSRSIEELNRLSEEANQKIEEMVLGEADIHEAMIAMEKAGISLRLMLQVRNKMIAAYEEIMRMQF
- the flgC gene encoding flagellar basal body rod protein FlgC yields the protein MNLLKSMGISSEGLHAQRTVMEAISLNLANLQTTRAEGGEPYRRKRVIFTGARAPLFGEIFSSRFRKVGHLYRTHPHHFERLEFRGDLLAGGGTLEVQTFDDLRPFQVVYDPSHPDANPEGFVLLPNVNVVEEMVHMLKAIRSYEANITAFNAAKTMALKALEIGR
- the flgB gene encoding flagellar basal body rod protein FlgB, translated to MDRFQIKRELFDHTIGLLQKSLNLRSLRHRILSDNIANADNPEHLRREIPFREILLEAMETRPSLALRRTHPEHLPGGLEEVFPVHLSSGIFQMDQEMAKLAENNLLFQAGVQALLKKFEGLKHVISEGGR
- a CDS encoding sigma-54 dependent transcriptional regulator, translating into MGKSRLLVVEDDPEMKGVLSFSLSHNGFTVVTAGSVKEGLSLMEHQTFDLVLADLRFPGEDGLNLLDSVRRRALQPPVIILTHHGSIQNAVETMRRGAFDYLLKPIPLNLLEERIRAALDRTQPPTEGPGIGPADGETAILTRDPRMKELVALCDRIAMSDAPVFIEGESGTGKELFARYIHRKSLRHQGPFVAVNCASLPETLFESELFGHEKGAFTGALSRKIGKFELAHQGTLLLDEVTEMSPFLQAKLLRVIQEKEVDRLGGRQPIPIDVRLIATTNRQIEPLIEKGDFREDLYFRLNVITLRLPPLRDRREDIELLASHFLKVFSARYGRPDLCFSKEVQEWLGKQTWRGNVRELKNVIERAVLTGIGPVLQLKDVIQENRGLPRKVGPQEDRPLSLKEMERHLILKALDQTNGNRTQAAKILGISIRTLRNKLNEYREGASVPGATSP